A single window of Psychrobacter raelei DNA harbors:
- a CDS encoding IclR family transcriptional regulator domain-containing protein, with translation MKDNTSKPSVSVPAIDKMCLILDLITEANYPLTSAEIASQLSLPKSSTHNILQSLLAKHLVFKDRDNRFHLGSYLLYWAGKYEKQHSIIDVFHEVIVNHPTLLQHTVTLSKIDGKEVVFLACHESPAPLGFTFRSGVRVPAPFSATGKAMLSTYDNSTITQLFEQQMPAPYTSRSVQQLDVLLKELQQVRDTGISLDDGQLREGMYCLGTCVVDTEGQPIAGMAISFVKEEYEKQREGVSQALLALAKDISQRLGVSSH, from the coding sequence TTGAAAGACAATACCTCTAAGCCCTCTGTTAGCGTACCTGCCATAGATAAAATGTGCCTTATTTTGGATCTGATTACAGAAGCCAATTACCCACTTACCTCAGCTGAAATCGCGTCGCAATTGTCACTTCCCAAAAGTAGCACCCACAATATCTTGCAAAGTCTATTGGCCAAGCATTTGGTGTTTAAAGACCGTGACAACCGTTTTCATTTGGGGTCTTATCTGTTGTACTGGGCTGGCAAGTATGAAAAGCAGCACAGTATTATTGATGTCTTTCACGAGGTCATTGTCAATCACCCCACGCTATTGCAGCACACGGTGACCTTATCGAAGATTGATGGCAAGGAGGTGGTATTTTTAGCCTGCCATGAGTCGCCCGCCCCACTAGGTTTTACCTTTCGCTCAGGGGTGCGAGTACCTGCGCCTTTTTCTGCCACTGGCAAAGCCATGTTATCCACTTATGACAATAGCACCATAACTCAGCTGTTTGAGCAGCAGATGCCGGCGCCATATACCTCAAGAAGTGTGCAGCAATTAGATGTGCTACTTAAAGAGTTGCAGCAGGTGCGTGATACCGGCATCTCACTTGATGATGGTCAGCTGCGAGAGGGTATGTATTGTCTGGGAACCTGTGTGGTCGATACGGAAGGACAGCCGATTGCTGGTATGGCCATCAGCTTCGTTAAAGAGGAGTATGAAAAACAGCGCGAGGGCGTCAGCCAAGCCTTACTGGCCTTGGCCAAAGACATCTCCCAGCGCCTTGGCGTCAGCAGCCACTAA
- a CDS encoding CaiB/BaiF CoA-transferase family protein produces the protein MLHNESTESGRTEQNIQALSGIKVLDLSRVLAGPSSTQILADLGAEVIKVERPVVGDETRHWNPPSFTDEQTGEQTAAYFATVNRNKKSITVDITTAEGQQLIKALAKDSDVLVENFKVGGLKKYGLDYESLKALNHRLIYASLTGFGQTGPEAHKPGYDYIIQGLSGLMSITGPSDGEPHKVGVAVVDLFAGLQLTVGIQAALLARANTGEGQHVDVALLDSAIAMLANIGMNHLASGKTPPRLGNAHPNITPYQVYATGDDSHFILACGNDSQFAKVCDVIGIALHEDHRYSTNPARVQNRESLQQVLTAVFKTKTREQWLQLLQQAGVPCGPIHNVTEALAMPQVQARDMIVSFEGSPVRALGSPIKLSGTPVSYHSAPPALGADTEAVLHSMGLSDEKIQQLRAQNIV, from the coding sequence ATGTTACATAATGAATCAACTGAGTCAGGACGCACAGAGCAAAACATACAGGCCTTAAGCGGTATTAAGGTTTTGGATTTATCTCGAGTGCTGGCAGGGCCGTCTAGTACCCAAATTCTTGCAGACTTAGGTGCTGAGGTTATCAAGGTAGAGCGCCCTGTGGTTGGGGATGAAACTCGGCACTGGAATCCGCCAAGCTTCACTGATGAGCAGACAGGGGAGCAGACCGCCGCCTACTTTGCCACTGTCAACCGCAATAAGAAGTCAATCACCGTGGACATCACCACAGCAGAGGGGCAGCAGCTGATTAAAGCGCTGGCAAAAGACAGTGATGTGCTGGTGGAGAACTTCAAAGTGGGTGGGTTAAAAAAATACGGGCTAGATTATGAGTCATTAAAAGCGCTCAATCATCGACTGATTTATGCCTCCTTGACCGGCTTTGGGCAGACAGGGCCTGAGGCACATAAACCTGGATATGACTATATCATTCAAGGCTTATCAGGGCTGATGAGCATCACAGGCCCAAGCGATGGAGAGCCGCACAAAGTGGGCGTGGCTGTGGTGGATTTGTTCGCAGGCTTGCAGCTGACTGTGGGCATTCAAGCAGCGCTTTTGGCGCGCGCCAATACAGGTGAAGGACAGCATGTGGATGTCGCCTTGCTCGATAGTGCCATTGCGATGCTGGCCAATATCGGTATGAATCACTTGGCTTCAGGCAAGACGCCGCCTAGATTGGGAAATGCCCATCCTAATATTACGCCTTACCAAGTATATGCTACAGGTGATGACAGTCACTTTATCTTGGCGTGTGGCAATGACAGCCAATTTGCCAAAGTGTGTGATGTCATTGGAATAGCACTGCATGAAGACCACCGATATAGTACTAACCCTGCTCGAGTGCAAAACCGCGAAAGCTTACAGCAAGTACTCACAGCGGTATTTAAGACCAAAACCCGTGAGCAGTGGCTACAGCTGCTGCAGCAAGCCGGCGTGCCTTGCGGTCCTATTCATAATGTCACTGAGGCATTAGCAATGCCGCAGGTGCAGGCTCGCGATATGATTGTCAGCTTCGAGGGTAGTCCGGTGCGCGCTTTAGGCAGTCCGATAAAGCTCTCTGGGACGCCGGTGAGCTACCATAGTGCTCCGCCGGCGCTAGGCGCAGATACTGAGGCGGTATTACATAGCATGGGACTTAGCGATGAGAAGATACAGCAGCTGCGGGCTCAGAATATCGTGTAG
- a CDS encoding acyl-CoA dehydrogenase: MSSNAHATHRPTFEWSDPFLLHDQLTEEEQMVQRSAHDFCQSELMPGILQANRHENFDRNIMRQMGELGLLGVTIDGYGCAGLSSVAYGVIAKEVEAVDSGYRSAMSVQSSLVMHPIWAYGTEAQKEKYLPKLATGEYVGCFGLTEPDAGSDPGSMKTRAKKVDGGYQLKGSKMWITNSPIADVFVVWAKDDEGEIRGFVLEKGMKGLSAPKIEGKFSLRASITGEIVMDDVFVPEENAFPDIRGLKGPFGCLNKARYGIAWGSMGAAEFCWKAARQYTLDRKQFNRPLAATQLVQLKLADMQTEIALGLQAALRVGRLMDEHNAAPEMISLIKRNNCGKALNIARVARDMHGGNGISDEFHVIRHVMNLEAVNTYEGTHDVHALILGRAQTGIQAFG, translated from the coding sequence ATGTCAAGTAATGCCCACGCCACCCACAGACCTACTTTTGAATGGTCAGATCCTTTTTTATTACATGACCAACTCACAGAAGAAGAGCAGATGGTGCAAAGATCGGCGCATGATTTTTGTCAAAGCGAGCTTATGCCAGGAATTTTACAGGCCAACCGTCATGAGAATTTTGACCGCAATATCATGCGTCAAATGGGCGAGCTGGGTCTGCTTGGCGTTACCATTGACGGGTATGGTTGTGCCGGACTATCGAGTGTGGCTTATGGTGTTATTGCCAAGGAAGTAGAGGCAGTCGACTCAGGCTACCGCTCCGCCATGAGTGTGCAGTCAAGCCTAGTGATGCATCCCATCTGGGCATACGGCACAGAGGCACAAAAAGAAAAGTACCTGCCCAAACTGGCAACAGGTGAGTATGTGGGCTGCTTTGGCTTAACCGAACCTGACGCTGGCTCAGATCCTGGCTCAATGAAAACTCGTGCCAAAAAAGTAGATGGTGGCTATCAACTTAAAGGCAGCAAAATGTGGATTACCAACAGTCCAATTGCCGATGTCTTCGTGGTATGGGCCAAAGATGATGAGGGTGAAATCCGCGGCTTTGTATTAGAAAAAGGCATGAAAGGCTTATCAGCACCTAAAATTGAAGGCAAATTCTCGCTGCGCGCCTCTATCACTGGTGAAATCGTGATGGATGATGTGTTTGTCCCTGAAGAAAATGCTTTTCCAGACATTCGTGGTCTAAAAGGGCCGTTTGGTTGCCTAAACAAAGCACGTTATGGCATTGCTTGGGGCTCAATGGGCGCAGCTGAGTTTTGCTGGAAAGCGGCCCGCCAATATACCCTAGATCGCAAACAGTTTAACCGTCCGTTAGCCGCCACTCAATTGGTACAGCTAAAGCTTGCCGATATGCAAACTGAAATTGCTCTAGGCTTACAAGCTGCGCTGCGAGTAGGGCGCTTGATGGATGAGCATAATGCGGCGCCTGAGATGATTTCTCTGATTAAGCGCAACAACTGTGGTAAGGCGCTCAATATTGCTCGTGTGGCACGTGATATGCACGGCGGTAATGGTATCAGTGATGAATTCCATGTGATTCGCCATGTTATGAACTTAGAGGCCGTGAATACTTATGAAGGCACTCATGACGTACATGCCCTTATTCTAGGCCGTGCTCAGACGGGTATTCAAGCTTTTGGTTAG
- a CDS encoding IclR family transcriptional regulator, with the protein MTHPKKQPNGLNIAAVSDQSGSDHDPRFYKETVSNKDMASLPTLKPSANIGLLDSLSRSLEHAKITDDKAFITALGRGLLLLSAFEDEQELTHQRLCDKTALPKATVSRLLHTLQQLNFIKRNSNDSYKLGKNLLKLSSSVWQGQDIVEEAMPLLREFALNHQVSVNIATEDEGEMRYVACYRSPARLAVNLSVGSTVPLEKTALGRAYYAAMTPSMQQQVIDTLPYADDSEQKLVAINRLNQAADFYHQHGYSLSDGEYSPDILAVAMPLYDSIQGKYTHALNASVPRALWEADSYISYIVPHLQALAKQIESL; encoded by the coding sequence ATGACACACCCCAAAAAGCAACCAAATGGCTTAAATATAGCTGCTGTATCAGATCAGTCTGGCAGCGATCATGACCCACGCTTTTATAAAGAAACAGTATCTAATAAAGACATGGCATCTTTGCCGACCCTAAAACCATCAGCAAATATTGGTCTACTTGACAGCCTCAGCCGCAGTTTAGAGCATGCCAAAATAACGGATGACAAGGCTTTTATTACAGCACTTGGACGAGGACTGCTGTTGCTAAGTGCCTTTGAAGATGAGCAAGAGCTGACCCATCAGAGGCTGTGTGATAAGACTGCTTTGCCTAAAGCCACTGTCAGCCGCCTATTGCATACGTTGCAGCAGTTAAACTTTATCAAGCGCAATAGCAATGACAGCTATAAGCTTGGCAAAAACCTGCTCAAATTAAGCAGCAGTGTCTGGCAAGGGCAAGATATCGTTGAAGAGGCGATGCCGTTACTGCGAGAGTTTGCACTCAATCATCAGGTATCGGTCAATATTGCGACCGAAGATGAGGGCGAGATGCGTTATGTGGCGTGTTATCGCAGTCCAGCACGATTGGCGGTGAATCTGTCAGTGGGGTCAACGGTGCCACTTGAGAAGACGGCTTTAGGGCGGGCTTATTATGCTGCGATGACGCCATCTATGCAGCAGCAAGTGATAGATACTCTGCCCTATGCTGATGACTCTGAGCAAAAACTTGTGGCAATAAATAGGCTTAATCAGGCAGCTGATTTTTATCATCAGCACGGCTACAGCTTGTCCGATGGGGAGTACTCACCCGATATCTTGGCAGTGGCAATGCCGCTATACGACAGCATTCAGGGTAAATACACTCACGCCTTAAATGCCAGTGTTCCAAGGGCACTGTGGGAGGCCGACAGCTATATCAGTTATATTGTGCCGCACCTACAGGCTTTGGCCAAACAGATTGAGTCATTGTAA
- the tkt gene encoding transketolase, which translates to MSTPISERKLANAIRVLSFDAVQKANSGHPGAPMGMADIAEVLWRKFLKHNPTDPNWPNRDRFVLSNGHGSMLIYSLLHLTGYDVSIDDLKNFRQLHSKTPGHPEFGYTPGVETTTGPLGQGIANAVGFAIAEKTLAAQFNRDGHNIIDHHTYAFLGDGCLMEGISHEVASLAGTLGLGKLVFFYDDNGISIDGNVEGWFTDDTQMRFESYGWQVIKVDGHDADAITKATEQAIAETSKPSLIICKTIIGVGSPNKQGKASSHGAPLGDDEIVLARGELAWAHAPFEIDEEVYQAWDAKAKGEAQQKNWEADFEAYKKAYPELAEELQRRLSGELPADFEQKAKAYIQQCQDQGENVASRKASFNAINAFQPLLPEIMGGSADLAGSNLTLFKDAKGIETDADGNYIYYGVREFGMTAIANGIALHGGFIPYVATFLMFMEYARNAVRMGALMKQRVIHVYTHDSIGLGEDGPTHQPVEQLTSLRTTPNLHTWRPCDTAESATAWAEALKAKNNPSALIFSRQNLPHQARDSEQVANIAKGGYVLAKEQSELQAIIIATGSEVSLAMDAYQTLTANGVGVRVVSMPCAEVFTAQDSDYREAVLPSSIRARVAVEAAHVDYWFKFVGLDGKVIGMITYGESAPAGELYKEFGITTEAVVEAVNSLVK; encoded by the coding sequence ATGTCAACACCTATATCTGAACGCAAACTAGCTAACGCCATTCGTGTGCTTTCTTTTGATGCGGTTCAAAAAGCCAACTCAGGGCATCCGGGCGCACCGATGGGCATGGCAGATATTGCAGAAGTATTGTGGCGTAAATTTTTAAAGCACAACCCAACCGATCCAAATTGGCCAAACCGTGACCGCTTCGTGTTATCAAATGGTCATGGCTCAATGTTGATTTACTCGCTACTGCATTTAACGGGTTATGACGTTAGCATTGATGATTTAAAAAACTTCCGTCAGTTGCATTCAAAAACCCCAGGTCACCCAGAGTTTGGCTATACGCCAGGTGTTGAAACCACGACCGGTCCATTGGGTCAAGGTATTGCCAATGCTGTGGGCTTTGCTATTGCCGAAAAAACATTGGCCGCTCAGTTCAACCGTGACGGTCACAACATCATTGATCACCACACCTATGCGTTCTTAGGCGATGGCTGTCTGATGGAAGGCATTAGCCATGAAGTGGCCTCACTTGCTGGCACTTTGGGCTTGGGCAAGTTGGTATTCTTCTATGATGACAACGGCATCTCAATTGATGGTAACGTAGAAGGCTGGTTCACTGACGACACGCAAATGCGCTTTGAAAGCTATGGCTGGCAAGTGATTAAGGTTGATGGCCATGACGCGGATGCTATTACCAAAGCCACGGAACAAGCGATTGCTGAAACCAGTAAACCCAGCTTAATCATCTGTAAAACCATTATTGGTGTGGGTAGCCCCAACAAACAAGGCAAAGCTTCAAGCCATGGCGCGCCACTGGGCGATGATGAAATCGTATTGGCTCGTGGCGAGCTTGCTTGGGCACACGCTCCTTTTGAAATCGATGAAGAAGTGTATCAAGCTTGGGATGCTAAAGCCAAAGGTGAGGCCCAGCAGAAAAACTGGGAAGCGGATTTTGAAGCCTATAAAAAAGCCTATCCAGAGCTTGCTGAGGAGCTACAGCGTCGTCTAAGCGGTGAATTGCCTGCTGACTTTGAGCAAAAAGCCAAAGCATACATCCAGCAGTGCCAAGATCAGGGTGAAAACGTCGCCAGCCGTAAAGCCAGCTTCAATGCTATTAATGCTTTCCAGCCACTACTGCCAGAGATTATGGGGGGGTCAGCAGACTTAGCAGGGTCTAACTTGACCTTGTTCAAAGATGCTAAAGGTATTGAAACTGATGCTGATGGTAACTACATCTATTACGGCGTGCGTGAATTTGGTATGACCGCGATTGCTAACGGTATTGCGTTACACGGCGGCTTTATTCCTTACGTCGCTACTTTCTTAATGTTTATGGAATATGCCCGCAATGCGGTACGTATGGGCGCGTTAATGAAACAGCGTGTTATCCATGTGTATACGCATGACTCAATCGGTCTGGGTGAAGATGGTCCTACGCATCAACCTGTGGAGCAGTTGACCAGCCTGCGCACCACACCAAATCTGCATACATGGCGTCCTTGTGATACCGCAGAGTCGGCCACGGCCTGGGCAGAAGCACTAAAAGCTAAGAACAACCCATCTGCGCTGATCTTTAGCCGCCAAAACTTGCCGCACCAAGCACGCGATAGCGAGCAAGTGGCCAATATTGCTAAAGGGGGTTACGTGCTGGCCAAAGAGCAGTCTGAGCTTCAGGCCATTATCATTGCGACAGGCTCAGAGGTGAGCTTAGCGATGGACGCATACCAGACATTAACGGCAAATGGTGTGGGTGTGCGCGTGGTGTCTATGCCTTGTGCTGAAGTATTCACTGCGCAAGACAGCGACTATCGTGAGGCAGTATTACCATCAAGCATTCGTGCTCGCGTTGCGGTAGAAGCTGCACACGTGGACTATTGGTTTAAGTTTGTGGGTCTTGATGGTAAAGTGATTGGCATGATCACTTATGGTGAGTCAGCTCCTGCAGGCGAGCTGTACAAAGAGTTCGGTATCACTACTGAAGCTGTGGTAGAGGCGGTAAACAGCTTAGTTAAATAA
- the serS gene encoding serine--tRNA ligase, which translates to MIDPKLLRQDLTELKQKLAKRGYELDVDFWQQMESQRKSLQVITEDLQAKRNAGAKQVGVLKKNGEDATELLAEMQNISSEMKQAEESLKALQDKINQAALQIPNIPADDVPEGSSEEDNVEVRKWGTPRQFDFKVQEHSDLGEALGQLDFAAAAKLTGSRFSVLKGQLAQLHRALIQFMLNTHTVKYGYTECYVPYIVNSDSLEGTGQLPKFEEDLFKLTNHTNNEAMGFYLIPTAEVPMTNLVRGERLDASELPLKFTAHTPCFRSEAGSHGRDTRGLIRQHQFEKVEMVNIATAAQSDELLEQMTGQAEYILQQLQLPYRVVKLCTGDMGFSALRTYDIEVWVPSQDTYREISSCSNCGDFQARRMGTRVKEGKKTELVHTLNGSGLAVGRTLLAIMENHQNADGSITIPEVLRPYMGGAEIISA; encoded by the coding sequence ATGATTGATCCTAAGTTATTACGCCAAGATTTAACTGAGCTAAAACAGAAGCTTGCCAAGCGTGGCTATGAGCTGGATGTGGATTTTTGGCAACAGATGGAGTCGCAGCGCAAATCGCTTCAGGTGATCACCGAAGATTTACAGGCCAAGCGTAATGCTGGGGCTAAGCAAGTGGGTGTGCTCAAGAAAAATGGGGAAGATGCCACTGAGCTACTGGCTGAGATGCAAAATATCAGCAGCGAGATGAAACAAGCTGAAGAGTCGCTAAAAGCGCTACAAGACAAGATTAATCAAGCGGCATTACAAATCCCAAATATTCCAGCCGATGACGTGCCAGAGGGCAGCTCTGAAGAAGATAACGTTGAAGTGCGTAAATGGGGCACGCCGCGTCAGTTCGACTTTAAGGTCCAAGAACACAGCGACTTAGGCGAGGCTTTGGGTCAATTAGACTTCGCTGCTGCTGCTAAGCTAACGGGTAGCCGCTTTAGCGTATTAAAGGGTCAATTGGCACAATTACACCGCGCCCTTATCCAGTTTATGCTCAACACGCATACCGTAAAATACGGTTATACCGAGTGTTATGTCCCATATATCGTCAACTCAGATAGCTTAGAGGGTACTGGCCAGCTGCCAAAATTTGAAGAAGATTTATTTAAGCTGACCAACCACACCAACAATGAAGCAATGGGATTTTATCTGATCCCAACCGCTGAAGTGCCTATGACCAACTTGGTACGTGGTGAGCGTCTAGATGCCAGTGAGCTGCCGCTAAAATTTACCGCACATACCCCTTGCTTTAGAAGTGAGGCCGGCTCGCATGGTCGTGACACCCGTGGCCTTATCCGTCAGCATCAGTTTGAAAAGGTGGAAATGGTCAATATCGCTACCGCTGCACAATCTGATGAGCTGCTTGAGCAAATGACTGGCCAAGCTGAGTATATCTTGCAGCAATTACAGCTGCCGTATCGGGTGGTTAAGTTGTGTACTGGCGATATGGGGTTTAGCGCCCTGCGTACTTATGACATCGAAGTGTGGGTACCTAGCCAAGATACTTACCGTGAAATCTCAAGCTGTTCAAACTGTGGTGACTTCCAAGCCCGCCGCATGGGTACCCGTGTAAAAGAAGGCAAAAAAACTGAACTTGTACACACCCTAAATGGCTCTGGGCTTGCTGTGGGCCGCACCTTATTGGCGATTATGGAAAACCATCAAAACGCGGATGGCAGCATCACCATTCCAGAAGTACTGCGTCCTTATATGGGCGGTGCTGAGATTATTTCAGCCTAA
- a CDS encoding YcxB family protein, whose amino-acid sequence MALYPYTLQPVDINLTEDEFQQAQFELFEKSNPSFGLNSIKLKEWIVMALVVIAAVAGLVFVKGYSTFIFYLMLVLVVVYLLVRTVGMKWYVKREFEKQMAEQEMPEEMKQLKLGVQKHGLVMAMPAPNAGIQPNMSKAMRGMQMRTASTQQAVIPWSAVKSWEETDDYIFMLFEMQGQQGSQIIPKRLQAQKFPIDTVRTHLLEVIPQKGLNPVALGQQ is encoded by the coding sequence ATGGCTCTCTACCCTTACACGCTGCAACCTGTTGACATTAATTTGACTGAAGATGAATTTCAACAAGCACAATTTGAGTTGTTTGAAAAAAGTAATCCCTCATTTGGCCTAAATAGCATCAAACTCAAAGAGTGGATTGTGATGGCACTGGTGGTCATCGCAGCCGTTGCCGGCTTGGTTTTTGTGAAAGGCTACTCAACATTTATCTTCTATCTGATGTTAGTACTGGTCGTGGTATATCTGCTGGTGCGCACTGTCGGTATGAAATGGTATGTCAAACGCGAGTTTGAAAAACAAATGGCCGAACAAGAAATGCCAGAGGAAATGAAGCAGTTAAAATTGGGCGTGCAAAAACACGGTCTGGTTATGGCAATGCCAGCACCTAATGCCGGTATTCAGCCCAATATGTCAAAGGCAATGCGCGGCATGCAAATGCGTACAGCATCCACTCAGCAAGCTGTCATTCCTTGGAGTGCTGTCAAGAGCTGGGAGGAGACGGATGATTATATCTTTATGTTATTTGAAATGCAGGGGCAGCAAGGCAGCCAGATTATCCCAAAACGTCTGCAAGCACAAAAGTTCCCGATTGACACTGTGCGCACGCACCTACTAGAAGTCATTCCTCAAAAAGGGTTAAATCCTGTGGCTTTAGGTCAGCAGTAG
- a CDS encoding Dps family protein → MTTNQIGLEKKDMSAVIDKLNNLLSSYHVFYINVRGYHWNVKGEHFFSLHQKFEELYTSLQLQIDEIAERVLTLGGTPLHAYSDFAQHSSIKEHKNVFNGKECVKGLVSGLQELIEEQRQVSAVAEEAEDQGTADLVDEYVQQQEKLVWMYNAFLG, encoded by the coding sequence ATGACTACCAATCAAATCGGCCTAGAAAAAAAAGACATGTCAGCTGTCATCGATAAACTAAACAATCTATTGTCAAGCTACCATGTATTTTATATTAATGTGCGTGGCTACCACTGGAACGTAAAAGGCGAGCACTTCTTCTCACTACATCAAAAATTTGAAGAGCTATATACCAGCTTACAACTTCAAATCGACGAAATCGCTGAACGTGTATTAACTCTAGGCGGCACGCCACTACATGCCTATAGCGACTTTGCTCAGCACAGCAGCATCAAAGAGCACAAAAACGTCTTTAACGGCAAAGAATGCGTTAAAGGTCTGGTAAGTGGTTTACAAGAGCTTATTGAAGAGCAGCGCCAAGTATCTGCAGTAGCAGAAGAAGCTGAAGACCAAGGTACCGCTGATTTAGTGGATGAGTATGTACAGCAGCAAGAAAAACTGGTTTGGATGTATAACGCTTTCTTAGGCTAA
- a CDS encoding DASS family sodium-coupled anion symporter, with protein MSDPNITPKGPNDPLDGHLPHDGNEYLFTDTFPKGTVKGLVITAIAALISVMLFNVLPFEANVNKGLSLLVFIGILWLTEALHVTITAILVVIVGVAIGIPEFDTKTALSSFANPTIYLFFGGFALAAALHVQKLDEKIALGLISMSGGRLGNAVVLIFIATAMLSMWISNTATAAMMLPLAIGMLSQVDRQKDRGTFVFVLLGIAYSASLGGLGTIVGSPPNAIAAKALDISFVDWMKFGLPITFILTPLLLGAMYLVLKPNLNVRISSVDQPDIPWTKPRVITIIVFLVTALSWIFGNKLGEMLDISDMDSIIALSAAVAVVSLGLVSWKQVSDNTDWGVLMLFGGGIALSNVLKTSGASLVMGETVAQALMTTPLFLVLLAVSAFIIFLTEFASNTASAALLVPVFVAIAEQMGLPKEVLVLIIGIGASCAFMLPVATPPNAIVFGTGLIKQSEMVRVGLVLNIVASIVVACWAYFFLM; from the coding sequence ATGTCCGATCCGAATATTACGCCCAAAGGGCCCAACGATCCCTTAGATGGGCATCTGCCCCATGATGGCAATGAGTATCTATTTACCGATACCTTTCCTAAAGGCACCGTAAAGGGACTGGTTATCACAGCGATTGCTGCTCTTATTAGCGTGATGCTATTTAATGTATTGCCTTTTGAAGCCAACGTTAATAAGGGTCTGAGCCTATTGGTATTTATTGGTATTTTATGGTTAACCGAAGCGCTGCATGTGACCATCACAGCCATTTTAGTAGTGATCGTTGGGGTCGCCATTGGTATTCCTGAGTTTGATACCAAAACTGCTTTATCAAGCTTTGCTAATCCCACCATTTATCTGTTCTTTGGTGGCTTTGCATTGGCTGCGGCACTGCATGTACAAAAGCTGGATGAAAAAATTGCTTTGGGTTTAATCTCAATGTCCGGTGGGCGTTTAGGCAACGCAGTAGTGCTTATATTCATTGCTACAGCGATGCTATCTATGTGGATTTCAAATACCGCAACTGCGGCGATGATGTTACCGCTGGCCATTGGTATGCTATCCCAAGTTGATCGTCAAAAAGACCGTGGCACCTTCGTGTTTGTCCTGTTAGGTATCGCTTATTCGGCAAGTTTGGGTGGTCTAGGAACCATTGTGGGGTCACCGCCGAACGCCATTGCGGCCAAAGCTTTAGACATCTCTTTTGTAGATTGGATGAAGTTTGGTTTACCCATTACCTTTATTTTGACGCCTCTGTTATTGGGCGCTATGTATCTGGTGTTAAAGCCCAATCTTAATGTGCGTATCAGTAGCGTAGATCAGCCTGATATTCCTTGGACTAAGCCTAGAGTCATTACTATTATTGTATTCTTAGTCACCGCTTTATCATGGATATTTGGTAATAAGTTAGGTGAGATGCTAGATATTAGTGACATGGATTCTATTATTGCCTTGTCGGCAGCGGTGGCTGTGGTCAGCTTAGGGTTGGTATCTTGGAAACAAGTATCCGATAATACCGACTGGGGCGTGCTCATGCTATTTGGGGGCGGTATTGCGTTATCTAACGTTTTAAAAACTTCAGGCGCCTCACTAGTCATGGGGGAAACCGTCGCACAGGCACTAATGACCACACCTTTATTCCTAGTGCTGCTGGCGGTTTCTGCCTTTATTATCTTTTTAACGGAGTTTGCTTCGAACACCGCTTCGGCGGCACTACTGGTCCCTGTGTTTGTGGCCATTGCTGAGCAAATGGGTCTGCCAAAAGAAGTGCTCGTCCTTATTATCGGTATTGGTGCCTCGTGTGCCTTTATGTTGCCTGTTGCCACACCGCCAAACGCCATTGTATTTGGTACCGGCCTGATCAAGCAATCTGAGATGGTGCGGGTTGGTCTGGTTTTAAATATCGTTGCCTCTATTGTCGTGGCCTGCTGGGCCTACTTCTTCTTAATGTAA
- a CDS encoding AzlC family ABC transporter permease — MTSHSNTSSIEHQSQHDWAQGFKKSIPVAMGYLPAGIAFGVLAQVAGLPFWATIMLSVLLYAGAAQYACLPMLSAGMPIGSMATNIAAINLRHVFYGMPLLQSLPDNKLAKTYCLFALTDETFSVMTSLPQPLRKTLMLPISLFNQSWWVVAGGIGFILGGTLSDLIPNLDFALVCLFAILAYEQFQSIKRYFPIGIAILSLIIASQFTSSWVLLMAITLCMLFILVRGFWAAQHPPEITHKKGDGHEQ; from the coding sequence GTGACCTCTCATTCCAACACCTCATCTATCGAACACCAGTCCCAACATGACTGGGCACAAGGATTCAAAAAAAGCATACCTGTCGCCATGGGGTACTTACCTGCCGGTATAGCCTTTGGGGTATTAGCTCAAGTGGCCGGCCTTCCTTTTTGGGCCACCATCATGTTAAGTGTGCTGCTTTATGCCGGTGCCGCTCAATATGCTTGCCTGCCTATGCTCAGTGCCGGTATGCCCATTGGTAGTATGGCCACCAACATTGCCGCCATTAATTTGCGTCACGTCTTTTATGGCATGCCCCTATTACAATCTTTGCCCGATAACAAGCTGGCCAAGACTTACTGTCTGTTTGCGCTTACCGACGAGACCTTCTCCGTCATGACCAGCTTGCCTCAACCCTTGCGCAAGACTTTAATGCTACCTATTAGCCTTTTTAACCAAAGCTGGTGGGTAGTAGCAGGTGGCATCGGCTTCATACTCGGCGGCACCCTAAGCGACTTAATCCCCAATTTGGATTTTGCGTTGGTGTGCTTATTTGCCATCTTGGCCTATGAACAGTTTCAAAGCATCAAACGCTATTTTCCTATTGGCATTGCCATCTTATCTTTAATCATTGCCTCGCAATTTACCAGCAGCTGGGTACTGTTAATGGCCATTACGCTGTGTATGTTATTTATCTTAGTACGTGGATTTTGGGCAGCGCAGCATCCCCCCGAAATAACCCATAAAAAAGGAGATGGCCATGAGCAGTAG